The DNA sequence CCGGAGCTGCTCCTGCCGCACCCCGGCACCCCCGACCGGGCCACCGTGCTGCTGCCGTGGCTGCTCGCCGAGCCCGGCGCCGTCCTGCACGGGCACGGCCCGGTCACCGACCTGCTGGACCGGCTCGGCCCGGACGGCTGCGCGGGCGTGCACCGCCGCGACGACGTCGTGCTGCGGGACCCGGCATGACCGCGCCCGGACCGGGCGGTCGGCGTCCCGGACGCGGCCCGGACGACGACCCGCGCCCCACCGTGCGCCCGACCCGGGTCCGCGACGTCGCCGCCATTGCGGTGGTCGCGGCCCTGCTCGGCAACATTCTCGTCCAGCTGACCTACGGGATGCTGCCGACGTTGCCGGTCGCCGCGGCGGTCGTCGTCGCGGTGCTCGCCGCCGCCGAGGCCGCGGGCGGGGTCGTGCTGCGGCGCCGGATCGACCGCCGGAACGGGGCCGCGCCGGTGCCGCCGCTCGTCGCGGCCCGGGCGGTGCTGCTCGCGAAGGCCTCCGCGGTCGGGGGCGCGGTCGTCGCCGGGTTGTGGGTGGGCGTGCTGATGCACACGCTGCCGCGGGCGGCGGTCGTGGTGGCCGCGTTCCGGGACAGCGTCGTCGCCGGGGTCGGCGTGGTCAGCGCGCTGCTGCTGGTCGGCGCCGCGTTCTGGCTGGAGTACTGCTGCCGTTCCCCCGACGACCCGGACGACACCGACGGTGGGATCCGTGCCGGCTGAGGCGCGTCCCCCCGCGCAGCGGGGGGCGGTTCTCTACGCTGGAGGGTCATGACGTCCCCGACGCTCGGCCGCCCGTACGCTCCGGTGCCGGCGCCGTCGGCCAAGCGACGGGGCGTGCTGCTGCCGGTCGTGGGCCTGGTGGTGCTGGCCCTGCTCGCGGTGATCACGCTCGGGGTGCTGCAACGCGCGATCGGGACGCCGGGAGTGGTCGTCGGGACCCTGGCCGCGCTGCTGCCGGTCGTGCCGGTGGTGGCGGCGTTCCTCTGGGTGGACCGCTGGGAGCCCGAGCCGCCGCGGATGCTGATGGGGGCGTTCCTCTGGGGCGCCGGGTTCGCCGCACTGGTCGCCCTGCTGATCAACACCAGCGCCTCGGCGGTGCTCGACGCGGCCGCCGGGCGCGGCGCGGGTGACCTGTTCGGCCCGGTCGTGGTCGCCCCGGTCGTCGAGGAGTTCACCAAGGGGCTGTTCCTGATCGGGCTGCTGCTGTTCCGGCGCCGTGAGTTCGACGGGATCGTCGACGGCGTCGTCTACGCCGGGATCGTCGCCGCCGGGTTCGCGTTCAGCGAGAACATCCTCTACCTGGGCCGCGCGGTGTCCGAGCCGGAGTCGGCCGGGGTCCTCGCGACGCTGTTCGTCCGCGGCGTCGCCTCGCCGTTCGCGCACCCGCTGTTCACCTGCATGATCGGCATCGCTGCCGGGATCGCGGCGGCCAGCCGCAGCATCGGGGTCCGGGTGCTGGCGATGATCGCCGGCTACGTCGCCGCGGTGGTGCTGCACGCGCTCTGGAACGGCGCGTCGGTGCTGGCCGCGACGCCCGGCGGCTTCTACCAGATCTACCTGTTCGTGATGGTCCCGATCTTCGTCGGGCTGATCCTGCTCGTGGTGTTCGCCCGTCGCCGCGAGGCGCGGATCGTCGCTGCCCAGCTGCCCGGGTTCGCCGCCGCGGGGTGGATCGCGCCCAGCGAGGTGCCCCTGCTGGCCCGGCTGTCCCGGCGGAGGGGCTGGCGCACGCTGGTGCGGCGCCGCTCCGGCCCGGCCGCGGCGAAGGCCGTCGCCGACTACCAGTCCGCGGTCACCGAGCTGGCGTTCATGCGGAACCGGATCGCACGCGGCGCGGTGCGGGAGAGCGCCCACGCCCTGCACGACGAGAAGCTGGCCGCGCTGTTGCGGGCCCGCGCCGTCGCCGTCGGGGTGCCGGAGGCGCTGGTCGCGGCCTGGGCCCGGCAGCGTCCGTCGGACTGGGAGCCGCCGCCCCCGGCGGCGCCGGACGGCAGCTTCTCGGGCCAGTTCCGCATCCCGACCTTCCCCGACGGCGGCGGCTCGGCCGCCGCCGGCCCGCCCGTACCGCCGCTCCCGCCCGGCCCCGTCACGCTGGCGGCCGCCGCGCCGTGGGGACGGCCCGACGAGCTGCGCCCGCCCCGGTGGGCGGAGGCCCGGCGGAGCACCACCCCGCCGGCGCCGGATACCCGGCCCGCCGGTGGCCCGGGGGCTCCCGGCCGCGCACAGGACCCGACCGCGCGCCCCGGCCTCGGCAGCGGCACCGGCTCCCGGACCCCCGGCTCCCCGGGTGCTCGGCCCGCACAGTCCGGCTCCCCGGCCCCGGCTTCCCCGGCGTCGGGCTCCCGAGGGCTCGGCTCAGGGGGACCCGGTTCGGGAGGATCCGGTTCCACCACGGCCCGCTCCGCCGGGCACGACGGCGCTGCCCGTGGGTTCCGCTCCGGCACGTCCGGGCCTCCTGTCCCCGGTCCGGGGCCAGGTAGCGGGCCGGGTCCGGCGAGCCCCGGTCCGGGCCCGGGGGAGGACGTCACCCGGCCCGTCGGCCGCCCCGAGCCCCCGGCCACCGAGCACCGGGGCCGTCACCACGACGACCCGTCCGACCCCGGCCCGACCCGCCCGATGCGCCGCCCGGACGACGAGCCGGACCGCCCCCGCTGACCGGCCGTCGGTGACCGCCACCCGGCGATCACCGGTCGTGGAGCCCTGCGTCCGCCTCGCGAACGCTCCGCTCCACAACTGTCGATCACGGGCGGGGCCGGGGTGAGGCCGGTCTCAGGAGCGCGCCCCGGACCCGGGGCCCGTCTATCCTCGCGTCCGGCGCGCGGCCACCGGAGGTCGCGCCGACCGCGGATTGCCCGACCGGTACCCCACCAGGACCGGAACGGGAGGAAACGGATTCTCGTGATGGACTCTGCGATCGATGGCGGTCGCCCCGCGCGGCTCGCGGTCGGGGTGGTCTCGGCCGGTCGGGTCGGTGCGGTGCTCGGTGCGGCGCTCGCCCGCGCGGGCCACGTCGTCGTCGCGGCCTCGGGGGTCTCCCAGGCCTCGGTGCGCCGGGCGGAGACCCTGCTCCCCGATGTCCCCCTGCTCCCGCCCGACGAGGTCTGCTCCCGTGCCGACCTGGTGCTGCTCGCCGTCCCCGACGACGTCCTGCCCGGCCTGGTCCGCGGCCTCGCCGCTGCCGGCTGCTTCCGCCCGGGCCAGATCGCCGTCCACACGGCGGGGTCGCGCGGCGTAGCGGTGCTGGACCCGGCGACGGAGCAGGGCGTACTGCCGCTGGCGCTGCACCCGGCGATGACCGTGACCGGCCGCCCCGAGGACGTCGAACGGCTCGCCGCCTGCTGCATCGGCGTCACCGCACCCGGAGACCCGGAGCACGGCGACCCGCGCGACGCCGCCGGCTGGAGCGTCGCCGAGGCGCTCGTGCTGGAGATGTCGGCCGAGCCCGTCCGCATCCCGGAGGCGATGCGTCCGCTGTACCACGCCGCACTCGCGCACGGCGCCAACCACCTGACCACACTGGTCGGGGACTGCGTGCAGCTGCTGGAGACCGCGGGCATCGCGCCCGCGGAGCGTCTGGTCGCGCCGCTGCTGTCGGCCGCGCTGGACAACGCGCTGCGCCACGGCGACCGCGCACTGACCGGACCGGTCGCCCGCGGCGACGCCGGCACCGTCCGGACCCATCTGGCCCGCATCGGCGACGCCGACCCCGACCTGGCCGCCGTCTACCGCGCGCTGGCCGGGCGGACCGCCCACCGCGCCGCCGCCGCCGGGCTCCTCGGCCCCGACGGCGTCCGCGACATCGAGACCGTACTGGAGGAGAAGTGAGCACCCCCGGCTCCACCCGGAACGGGTACGGCACCGGCCGGCTGACCGTGCACAGCGACCCGGCGAAGCTCGCCGCGGTCACCCGTGCGCTGCGCGGCGCCGGCCGCAAGGTCGTCCTCGTCCCCACCATGGGCGCGCTGCACGAGGGCCACCGCGAGCTGATCCGGCACGCGAAGCGGATCCCCGGCGCCGTCGTCCCGGTCGTGTCGATCTTCGTGAACCCGCTGCAGTTCGGTGCGGACGAGGACCTCGACCGCTACCCGCGCCCGATCGAGGCCGACCTCGACGCCTGCCGCGACGAGGGCGTCGAGCTGGTGTTCACCCCGCAGGTCGAGCACATGTACCCGCCGGGCTCGCGGACCCGGGTCACCGCAGGACCGCTCGGCGACGAGCTGGAGGGCGCCTCCCGCACGGGCCACTTCGACGGCGTCCTCACCGTCGTGTCGAAGCTGTTCCACATCGTCGGCCCGGACGTCGCGCTGTTCGGCGAGAAGGACTACCAGCAGCTCACGCTGATCCGGCGGATGGTGCGCGACCTGGACTTCCCGACCCGGGTCGTCGGCGTCCCGACCGTCCGTGAGGACGACGGACTGGCCCTG is a window from the Pseudonocardia sp. HH130629-09 genome containing:
- a CDS encoding Rossmann-like and DUF2520 domain-containing protein, whose protein sequence is MDSAIDGGRPARLAVGVVSAGRVGAVLGAALARAGHVVVAASGVSQASVRRAETLLPDVPLLPPDEVCSRADLVLLAVPDDVLPGLVRGLAAAGCFRPGQIAVHTAGSRGVAVLDPATEQGVLPLALHPAMTVTGRPEDVERLAACCIGVTAPGDPEHGDPRDAAGWSVAEALVLEMSAEPVRIPEAMRPLYHAALAHGANHLTTLVGDCVQLLETAGIAPAERLVAPLLSAALDNALRHGDRALTGPVARGDAGTVRTHLARIGDADPDLAAVYRALAGRTAHRAAAAGLLGPDGVRDIETVLEEK
- a CDS encoding PrsW family glutamic-type intramembrane protease encodes the protein MTSPTLGRPYAPVPAPSAKRRGVLLPVVGLVVLALLAVITLGVLQRAIGTPGVVVGTLAALLPVVPVVAAFLWVDRWEPEPPRMLMGAFLWGAGFAALVALLINTSASAVLDAAAGRGAGDLFGPVVVAPVVEEFTKGLFLIGLLLFRRREFDGIVDGVVYAGIVAAGFAFSENILYLGRAVSEPESAGVLATLFVRGVASPFAHPLFTCMIGIAAGIAAASRSIGVRVLAMIAGYVAAVVLHALWNGASVLAATPGGFYQIYLFVMVPIFVGLILLVVFARRREARIVAAQLPGFAAAGWIAPSEVPLLARLSRRRGWRTLVRRRSGPAAAKAVADYQSAVTELAFMRNRIARGAVRESAHALHDEKLAALLRARAVAVGVPEALVAAWARQRPSDWEPPPPAAPDGSFSGQFRIPTFPDGGGSAAAGPPVPPLPPGPVTLAAAAPWGRPDELRPPRWAEARRSTTPPAPDTRPAGGPGAPGRAQDPTARPGLGSGTGSRTPGSPGARPAQSGSPAPASPASGSRGLGSGGPGSGGSGSTTARSAGHDGAARGFRSGTSGPPVPGPGPGSGPGPASPGPGPGEDVTRPVGRPEPPATEHRGRHHDDPSDPGPTRPMRRPDDEPDRPR
- the panC gene encoding pantoate--beta-alanine ligase; the encoded protein is MSTPGSTRNGYGTGRLTVHSDPAKLAAVTRALRGAGRKVVLVPTMGALHEGHRELIRHAKRIPGAVVPVVSIFVNPLQFGADEDLDRYPRPIEADLDACRDEGVELVFTPQVEHMYPPGSRTRVTAGPLGDELEGASRTGHFDGVLTVVSKLFHIVGPDVALFGEKDYQQLTLIRRMVRDLDFPTRVVGVPTVREDDGLALSSRNVYLDPGQRRAAAVLSRALAAGAAVSVRGHDAVLEAARAELTTEPEVDVDYLELRDADLGPAPAPGGGDGRLLVAARVGTTRLIDNAPIAF
- a CDS encoding DUF3180 domain-containing protein, with product MTAPGPGGRRPGRGPDDDPRPTVRPTRVRDVAAIAVVAALLGNILVQLTYGMLPTLPVAAAVVVAVLAAAEAAGGVVLRRRIDRRNGAAPVPPLVAARAVLLAKASAVGGAVVAGLWVGVLMHTLPRAAVVVAAFRDSVVAGVGVVSALLLVGAAFWLEYCCRSPDDPDDTDGGIRAG